In Patagioenas fasciata isolate bPatFas1 chromosome 2, bPatFas1.hap1, whole genome shotgun sequence, a single window of DNA contains:
- the LOC136098156 gene encoding solute carrier family 22 member 13-like: MSGIGEILKTVGEFGPFQKWLVLLTLLPCFSVAFHQFCQLFMVPNVPHHCNTSWIRVIGPNLTEEEQLNLTLPRDADGAYEQCSMYSPVDWDLNAIMAYGLNATEKCSNGWVYPSAQPPSLLTEFDLVCDRKDLNDISQSIYMMGMFLGSMIFGPLSDRIGRRPVILISIFLQGLFGVAIAFVPHFYVYMAFRCVVGASVSGITMTILALATEWIGVSSRPKAVLVSHCCFAIGQMILAGLSYGIRNWRLLEIAGSAPIFALFFYIWVLPESARWLVTQGRIEEAKKLLKKAASINKRTIPPGLLEQLKPEAQTKSGSILDLFRKKHLQKVTLIMSCAWFVNSLVYYGLSLNVTNFGLDIYLTQLAFGAVEIPARLGCIFLLQWFGRKKSQAVLLLLSGLVCLIITGIPEDQPMATTVLATIGKFTASASFSTSYVYTAELFPTVARQTGVGLCSMSSRVAAIVAPLIRLLAQYHPAIPMAIYGSAPVLGGLLCVLLPETRGMELADDTGDSHPKAEVHKSANSSSENGHMKGKDGGQDNEYTKTTYF, translated from the exons ATGTCAGGCATCGGGGAAATTTTGAAAACGGTTGGTGAGTTTGGGCCATTTCAGAAATGGCTGGtgctgctcaccctgctcccctgcTTCAGCGTGGCTTTCCACCAGTTCTGCCAACTTTTTATGGTTCCAAACGTGCCTCATCACTGCAACACCAGCTGGATCCGTGTCATCGGCCCCAACCTGACCGAGGAAGAGCAGCTGAACCTCACCCTGCCGCGGGACGCGGACGGGGCGTACGAGCAGTGCTCCATGTACTCACCGGTGGACTGGGACCTCAACGCCATCATGGCCTATGGGCTGAACGCCACAGAGAAGTGCAGCAATGGCTGGGTGTACCCCTCAGCACAGCCGCCGTCCCTGCTGACCGAG TTTGACCTGGTGTGTGATAGGAAGGACCTGAATGACATCTCCCAGTCCATCTACATGATGGGGATGTTCCTAGGATCCATGATCTTCGGGCCACTAAGTGACAG GATCGGCCGCCGGCCAGTCATTCTGATCTCCATCTTCCTTCAGGGCTTGTTTGGTGTAGCAATTGCCTTTGTGCCCCATTTCTATGTGTACATGGCCTTCAGATGTGTCGTGGGGGCTTCGGTGTCAGGGATCACCATGACGATACTGGCCTTAG CTACAGAATGGATCGGTGTCTCCTCCCGGCCAAAGGCAGTGCTTGTGTCTCACTGCTGTTTCGCCATCGGACAGATGATTTTGGCTGGATTGAGCTATGGTATTCGCAACTGGAGGCTGCTGGAGATTGCAGGATCTGCTCCTATATTTGCCCTTTTCTTCTACATCTG GGTGCTCCCAGAATCAGCTCGGTGGCTGGTGACACAAGGCAGAATAGAAGAAGCCAAGAAGCTCCTTAAGAAGGCAGCATCCATCAACAAGCGCACCATCCCACCAGGACTCCTTGAGCAG CTGAAACCCGAGGCACAGACCAAGTCTGGAAGTATTCTGGATCTCTTTCGGAAGAAGCATCTTCAGAAGGTGACTTTAATCATGTCGTGTGCCTG GTTTGTGAACAGCCTGGTCTACTATGGGCTGAGTCTGAATGTGACAAATTTTGGTCTGGACATCTACCTGACACAGCTTGCCTTTGGAGCGGTGGAAATCCCAGCCCGTCTTGGTTGTATCTTCTTGCTGCAGTGGTTTGGGAGGAAGAAAAGCCAGGCTGTTCTCCTGCTGCTGAGTGGCCTGGTGTGTCTGATCATCACTGGCATCCCTGAAG accAGCCCATGGCAACCACCGTCTTGGCCACCATTGGCAAGTTTACAGCCTCAGCCTCCTTCTCCACCTCCTACGTCTACACCGCAGAGCTCTTTCCCACAGTCGCCAG GCAGACCGGCGTGGGCCTGTGCTCGATGTCATCACGGGTGGCGGCGATCGTGGCCCCACTGATCCGCCTCCTGGCCCAGTACCACCCAGCCATCCCCATGGCCATCTACGGGAGTGCCCctgtgctgggggggctgctctGCGTCCTGCTGCCTGAGACCCGCGGCATGGAGCTGGCggatgacacaggggacagccacCCCAAAGCTGAG GTCCACAAAAGTGCCAACAGCAGTTCAGAAAATGGACACATGAAAGGAAAAGACGGTGGCCAAGACAATGAGTACACAAAGACAACTTACTTCTAA